A single window of Desulfovibrio sp. G11 DNA harbors:
- a CDS encoding NAD(P)/FAD-dependent oxidoreductase, with translation MKAYDAVVIGGGPAGVTAALYLARSGCSVLMPERLTSGGQLLQTEALENYPGFPKGIKGYELADLFAAHLDGLAVDRPATVVESITGSAGRFTVRTSDGEHTCKTVLVCSGAKHRQLGLEDEDRLRGKGVSYCALCDGNFYRNQTVAVVGGGNAAMEESLYLTKIVGKLHLIHRRDSFRGLKVYEDRLESMPDKVNIIRSSTITKLHGEDFLTGLTVKNLLSGQEELLPVDGLFVYVGFAPVTDFLPQGIVLDEQGFIVTDTEMRTSIPGIFAAGDIRSKLCRQVITAAGDGATAAQAAFVFLEQLHA, from the coding sequence ATGAAAGCATACGATGCCGTTGTGATCGGTGGCGGCCCCGCCGGCGTTACCGCAGCCCTGTATCTGGCGCGGTCCGGTTGCAGCGTTCTTATGCCGGAGCGTTTGACCTCCGGGGGGCAGTTGCTGCAAACCGAAGCGCTGGAGAACTACCCGGGCTTTCCCAAGGGCATCAAGGGCTATGAACTTGCCGACCTCTTCGCCGCGCATCTTGATGGTTTGGCAGTAGACAGGCCCGCCACCGTTGTTGAATCCATTACCGGCTCGGCGGGCCGGTTTACTGTGCGCACTTCTGATGGGGAGCATACGTGCAAGACCGTGCTGGTATGCTCGGGGGCCAAGCACCGTCAGTTGGGCCTTGAAGATGAAGACAGGTTGCGTGGCAAAGGAGTTTCCTACTGCGCACTTTGCGACGGTAATTTTTATCGCAACCAGACTGTGGCCGTGGTGGGTGGCGGCAACGCCGCAATGGAAGAAAGCCTCTATCTTACCAAAATAGTAGGCAAGCTTCATCTCATCCATCGGCGTGACAGTTTCCGGGGTCTCAAGGTATACGAAGACAGGCTCGAAAGCATGCCGGACAAGGTCAACATCATACGCAGCTCGACTATTACGAAACTGCATGGTGAGGATTTTTTAACCGGACTGACCGTAAAAAACCTCTTGAGCGGCCAGGAAGAACTGCTGCCTGTTGACGGGCTGTTCGTTTATGTGGGCTTTGCTCCGGTAACGGACTTTCTGCCGCAGGGCATCGTGCTTGATGAGCAGGGCTTTATCGTGACAGATACTGAAATGCGTACCAGTATTCCCGGCATTTTTGCCGCCGGAGACATACGCTCAAAGCTTTGCCGCCAGGTCATCACTGCCGCCGGCGATGGCGCAACCGCCGCTCAAGCGGCATTTGTCTTTCTGGAACAGCTCCATGCATAA
- the tsaD gene encoding tRNA (adenosine(37)-N6)-threonylcarbamoyltransferase complex transferase subunit TsaD, which produces MLCLGIESSCDETALALVEDGRLLHSVLSTQADMHALFGGVVPELASREHYRYIGPLFDELMRRSDKSNEEIDLVAVARGPGLLGSLLVGVAFAKGLAFSLGARFLGVNHLQAHLLAAGLEQPLKFPALGLLVSGGHTHLYRMETPWNCLPLGRTLDDAAGEAFDKVGKVLGLAYPGGRLMDALAGEGRADGIAFPRPYLDNDNLDFSFSGLKTAASTYVQQHFAGMTWPRPLGSTADAPQDLKDCCAAFNLAVVDTLCTKATRALDRNPQLKYLILAGGVACNSLLRQRVTELMERRGGQAIIPGPHLCTDNAAMIAYAGWLLGKEGYYHQLNMETVPRGRALPDDMRRCREYAEDLSET; this is translated from the coding sequence ATGCTTTGCCTTGGCATTGAAAGTTCCTGTGACGAAACCGCGCTGGCCTTGGTGGAAGATGGCCGCCTGCTGCATTCTGTATTGTCCACCCAGGCTGATATGCACGCACTGTTTGGCGGTGTTGTGCCCGAGCTGGCATCCCGCGAGCATTATCGTTATATCGGCCCCCTGTTTGACGAATTGATGCGGCGTAGCGACAAGAGTAATGAAGAAATCGACCTTGTAGCTGTCGCGCGTGGGCCGGGGCTGCTTGGCAGTCTGCTGGTGGGTGTGGCCTTTGCCAAGGGGCTTGCTTTCAGTCTGGGGGCACGTTTTCTCGGTGTCAATCATTTACAGGCGCATCTACTGGCAGCCGGGCTGGAGCAACCTTTGAAGTTTCCGGCTTTGGGACTGCTGGTTTCCGGCGGGCATACGCACCTGTATCGCATGGAAACCCCGTGGAACTGTCTGCCCCTTGGGCGCACCTTGGATGACGCGGCGGGAGAGGCCTTTGACAAGGTCGGTAAGGTGCTTGGCCTGGCCTATCCAGGAGGACGCCTTATGGACGCTCTTGCCGGAGAAGGGCGGGCGGATGGAATTGCCTTTCCACGTCCCTATCTGGACAATGACAACCTGGATTTCAGCTTCAGCGGATTGAAAACTGCCGCCAGTACCTATGTACAACAACATTTTGCGGGCATGACATGGCCGCGCCCTTTGGGTTCGACGGCGGACGCGCCGCAAGATCTGAAAGATTGTTGCGCCGCCTTTAATCTGGCCGTGGTGGATACCCTTTGCACAAAGGCTACGAGAGCGCTGGACAGAAATCCGCAGTTGAAATATTTGATTCTTGCGGGCGGCGTTGCCTGCAACTCGTTGTTGCGCCAGCGCGTTACGGAACTGATGGAGCGCAGAGGCGGTCAGGCCATCATTCCCGGCCCGCATTTATGCACGGACAATGCGGCCATGATTGCCTATGCGGGCTGGTTGCTCGGAAAAGAAGGATATTACCACCAATTAAACATGGAAACCGTACCCCGCGGGCGCGCCCTGCCTGACGATATGAGGCGCTGCCGGGAATACGCTGAAGACCTGTCAGAAACATGA
- the trxA gene encoding thioredoxin codes for MAEQVTDATFESVVLKSDLPVLLDFWAPWCGPCRAVGPIIDELATEYAGKVRIVKMNVDENPATPTKFGIRAIPTLVLFKNGETVEQITGAVTKAAMKDLLDTKALA; via the coding sequence ATGGCTGAACAGGTCACTGACGCCACCTTTGAAAGTGTTGTCCTCAAGTCCGATCTGCCGGTTCTGCTTGACTTTTGGGCACCCTGGTGCGGCCCCTGCCGCGCTGTTGGCCCTATCATTGACGAACTTGCCACCGAATATGCAGGCAAAGTGCGCATCGTAAAGATGAACGTGGATGAAAATCCTGCCACTCCCACAAAATTCGGCATACGTGCTATCCCCACCCTCGTCCTTTTCAAAAACGGCGAAACTGTCGAGCAGATCACCGGCGCTGTGACCAAGGCTGCCATGAAAGATCTGCTTGATACCAAGGCGCTGGCATGA
- the fbp gene encoding class 1 fructose-bisphosphatase, whose translation MADITVTEHLLLHQKRTPQATGQFTGLLYDLILSGKSISRRINKAGLLDILGGTGEVNVQGENVQKMDTIANRIMLYRMERCGALCAMSSEEEADLIRVSPEFPRGDYILIFDPLDGSSNIDVNINVGTIFSILRRPDGHSGEVTLDEVLQPGNRQVAAGYILYGPSTMLVLSTGQGVHGFTLDPGVGEFLLSHPNMCIPEQGYIYSVNEGNWKNWDAPAREAVNWFHGCETSDGKPYSSRYVGALVADFHRTLINGGIYMYPSDAKKPNGKLRLMCEAAPLAFLAEQAGGKASDGRGRILERVPEHLHARTPLFIGSAKDVEAVENIYAKYAGLIA comes from the coding sequence ATGGCTGATATCACGGTCACGGAACATCTGCTGCTGCATCAAAAGCGCACCCCGCAGGCCACGGGGCAATTTACCGGCTTGCTGTACGACCTTATCCTTTCCGGCAAAAGTATCTCCCGCCGCATTAACAAGGCTGGGTTGTTGGATATTCTCGGCGGTACAGGCGAAGTTAACGTTCAAGGCGAGAATGTTCAGAAAATGGATACAATCGCCAATCGCATCATGCTCTACCGCATGGAGCGGTGTGGCGCCCTGTGTGCCATGAGTTCGGAAGAAGAGGCCGACCTGATACGCGTCAGCCCGGAATTTCCCCGTGGCGACTATATCTTGATTTTTGATCCACTGGACGGTTCTTCCAACATTGATGTTAACATCAATGTTGGAACAATTTTTTCGATTTTACGTCGTCCCGATGGGCATTCAGGCGAAGTGACGCTGGATGAGGTGCTGCAGCCGGGCAACAGGCAAGTGGCGGCAGGTTATATTTTATATGGTCCCTCCACCATGCTTGTACTCAGCACGGGGCAAGGAGTTCATGGCTTCACCCTTGACCCCGGAGTGGGAGAATTTTTGCTTTCCCATCCCAACATGTGCATCCCCGAGCAGGGGTACATCTATTCGGTAAATGAGGGGAACTGGAAGAATTGGGATGCCCCTGCCCGCGAGGCTGTAAACTGGTTTCACGGCTGTGAAACTTCAGACGGAAAGCCGTATTCCTCCCGGTATGTCGGTGCTCTTGTTGCGGATTTTCATCGCACGTTGATCAACGGCGGCATTTATATGTACCCATCGGATGCCAAAAAACCCAACGGCAAACTGCGTCTTATGTGCGAGGCTGCCCCCTTGGCTTTTCTTGCGGAGCAGGCCGGGGGCAAGGCAAGTGACGGCAGGGGCCGCATTCTTGAAAGGGTTCCCGAGCACTTGCATGCACGTACGCCTTTATTCATCGGCTCCGCCAAAGATGTGGAAGCTGTTGAAAACATTTATGCCAAGTATGCCGGTTTGATAGCCTGA
- a CDS encoding outer membrane protein assembly factor BamD — MHKKLLRSILLVMSMLMASGCGIIDMIYLPPAEDTAQEIFEAANDAMSEKNYVRAVELYNKLRDTYPFSPYTIDAELSLGDAYFLDEEYELASESYKDFESLHPRHEAIPYVLYQTGMSLLKQFRSIDRATTELQEAYDYFNRLHQMYPDSPYAKGAEEHMITCRKLMAEHELYIADVFWHMKKYGPAWHRYEFIVKNFQDVPEVAEHAKEKSLAAYHYYKEEQAKETRQKRQGSWREWFKWL; from the coding sequence ATGCATAAAAAATTGTTACGCTCCATCTTGCTTGTCATGAGCATGCTCATGGCTTCCGGCTGCGGTATTATTGATATGATATACCTGCCGCCTGCCGAAGACACTGCGCAGGAAATTTTTGAGGCCGCCAACGACGCCATGAGTGAAAAAAACTATGTGCGGGCAGTGGAGCTATACAATAAACTGCGCGATACCTATCCCTTCAGCCCTTATACCATTGATGCTGAACTTTCTTTGGGCGATGCGTATTTCCTTGACGAGGAATATGAACTCGCTTCTGAAAGTTACAAAGATTTTGAATCATTGCATCCCAGGCATGAGGCCATCCCTTACGTGCTGTATCAAACGGGCATGTCCCTGCTGAAACAGTTCCGTTCCATTGACAGGGCGACAACGGAATTGCAGGAAGCATACGATTATTTCAATCGTCTGCACCAGATGTATCCGGATTCTCCCTATGCCAAGGGCGCGGAAGAGCACATGATAACCTGCCGGAAACTTATGGCGGAGCACGAGCTTTATATTGCGGACGTGTTCTGGCATATGAAAAAATACGGCCCGGCCTGGCATCGCTACGAATTTATCGTAAAGAATTTCCAGGACGTGCCGGAAGTGGCTGAGCATGCCAAAGAAAAAAGCCTTGCCGCCTACCATTACTACAAGGAAGAGCAGGCCAAGGAGACACGGCAGAAACGTCAAGGGTCCTGGCGTGAATGGTTCAAATGGCTATAG